The following is a genomic window from Thermus tengchongensis.
GAAGGGCGCTTGGTGCTTCGCTTCCCCGAGAGCAAGGCCTTCCACCACAAGCGGGCTGAGGACCAAAGGGCCACCCTTCTCCCCCTGGTGCGGGCCCACTTCGGGGTGGAGGAGGTGGTCTTTCTCCTGGAAAAAAAAAGCCCAGACCCTAGGCCTCCTTCCCGGAACCTTCCTTTGCCCGGGGAAAAACGTGGGCGTGAGGAAGAGCCCAAGGCCTCCGAGCCCGCTTCCCCAGCCTTGCCCCATGGGAGTGTCCAGGAGGCCAGGGATTTTCCTGGAGGGGAGGAGGAGCCGTGGGAGGCCTTGCCCGAGCCAGCCGAAAGGCCGCCTTCCGCGGAAGCTCCTTGGCGAGGGGAGGAAGACCCCTCCGGCCAAGACGCCATGGCGGAGGAACCCATAGGGCTTCCTGAGGATCCCAACCGGCGCCTGGCGGAGATCACCCGGCTCTTGGGGGCGCGGCTTCTATGGGTGCGCAGGCCCAGGCTTTCCGAGGCTGAGGAACCGCTGAGTGAAGACGACATAGGGGGTACTGGTATATAATGCCCCCATGACCAAGACCACCGAGCTGGGTCAAGAAACCGTAGAAAACATCCTTAAGCGGCTACGGCGTATCGAAGGCCAGGTGAGGGGTTTGCAGAAGATGGTGGCGGAGGGGCGTCCCTGCGATGAGGTCCTTACCCAGATGACCGCCACCAAAAAGGCCATGGAGGCGGCGGCCACCTTGATCCTCGAGGAGTTTCTCAACATCTGCGCCGCCGAGGTTTCCGAGGGCAAGGTGGATCCCAAAAAGCCCGAAGAGATCGCCACCATGCTGAAGAAGTTCATCTAGTCCCTTGGCGGGGGCCAGGAGCCAGGGCTTAGGGCAGGGCTTCGGGAAGGTGAAAAAGAGGCTTAGGCGCCTCTTGCGGGCCTTCTTCCCTCGAGGGGAGGAGCCGGACGATGCCTTCGCCCTGGCCTTTTTGCAGGGGGAGGAGCGCACCCTTTACCTTTCCATGGACCCCAGGGACCGGGCCCATGCGGTGCGGGTGGCCCGCCGGCTTTTGAAGCAGTACCCGGATGCCCCTACCTTCGCCATCCGGGCTGCCCTTCTTCACGATGCGGGAAAGGCCCTGAGGCCCTACCGTCCCCTGGAGCGCATCCTCACCGGGCTTTACACCCCCCCGGTACCCCCTTATCCCCTGCGGAGGGGGATCTTGGGGGCCTTCCAGGTGCGGCGCCACCACCCCCTGTACGCCGCGGAACGCATCCAGGACCCGGAGGTGCAGGCCTTGGTACTGGAGCACCACCATCCGCAAAGCCTCTGGGGAAAGCGGCTTCACCAGGCGGACCAGGAGGAATAAACCCCCCCTTTTGGGCAAATGCCCCTAGCCAAGCCGGACCCTTAAGGAGTAGGGTATCAAAGAACGAAGGAGGGCTTATGGAAGACTTCACCTGGCGCGTGGGCGGCCCCCAAGGGGGCGGTATAGAGACGGCGGCCACCCTGTTCGCCCGGGCGGTGGGCAAGGGGGGCTGGTGGGTGGCCACCAAGCGGGAGTACCACTCCAACATCATGGGGCGGCACTCCTACCTGGACGTGCGGCTCTCGCGAAAACCCGTGGAGGCCTTCCGAGAAAGGGTGGAGATGCTGGTGGCCCTGGACGGGGAGACCCTGGCCCGCCACCTGGACCAGGTGCGCCCTGGAGGAGCGCTCCTTTACGACCCCAAGGTGCTGGACCTTACGGTGCACAAGCTCCCCATGCTGGACCACCGGGTGGCGGATGCCCTCTCGGAGCGCTTCGGCAAGCTGGACCCGAGCTTGAAGGAGATTCTGCAGGTCTACGTGGAGGCAGGGGTCCAGCCCCTACCCTACCCCTTTGAGGAGGTGGCGGACCGGATTGGGGCGGAGCTGGGCGTCCCTTCCCTGCAGGCCCGGCGCACCCTGAACACCATCGCCGTGGCGGCGAGCCTCCACTTCCTGGGCTTCCCCCTGGAGCCCCTCTTGGAGGCTCTGGCCCTGCAGTTTAGGGGTAAGGTATTAGAGCTAAACCAGAAGGTGGCCGAGGCGGTGTACCGGGAGGAGGTGCCCAAGCTTCCCTTCCAACTTCACCTGAACGGCTATGAGCCGGGCCGGGTCTACCTCACCGGGGCCCAGGCGGCGGCCTTGGGGAAGCTGGCCGGGGGGCTTCGCTTCCAGACCTACTACCCCATCAGCCCGGCCACGGACGAGTCCACCTACCTCGAGGCCCACACCGCCTTCCAGGGGGCGGACGTGGCCGTGGTCCAGACCGAGGACGAGATTGCCGCGGTGACCATGGCCGTGGGCGCCGCCCTCACCGGGGCCAAGGCCGCCACCGCCACCAGCGGCCCCGGCTTCAGCCTCATGGCTGAGGGCCTGGGCTTTGCCAGCATGATCGAGGCCCCCTTGGTGGTGACCCTCTACCAGCGGGGTG
Proteins encoded in this region:
- a CDS encoding HD domain-containing protein — protein: MKKRLRRLLRAFFPRGEEPDDAFALAFLQGEERTLYLSMDPRDRAHAVRVARRLLKQYPDAPTFAIRAALLHDAGKALRPYRPLERILTGLYTPPVPPYPLRRGILGAFQVRRHHPLYAAERIQDPEVQALVLEHHHPQSLWGKRLHQADQEE
- a CDS encoding metal-sensitive transcriptional regulator, encoding MTKTTELGQETVENILKRLRRIEGQVRGLQKMVAEGRPCDEVLTQMTATKKAMEAAATLILEEFLNICAAEVSEGKVDPKKPEEIATMLKKFI
- a CDS encoding 2-oxoacid:acceptor oxidoreductase subunit alpha encodes the protein MEDFTWRVGGPQGGGIETAATLFARAVGKGGWWVATKREYHSNIMGRHSYLDVRLSRKPVEAFRERVEMLVALDGETLARHLDQVRPGGALLYDPKVLDLTVHKLPMLDHRVADALSERFGKLDPSLKEILQVYVEAGVQPLPYPFEEVADRIGAELGVPSLQARRTLNTIAVAASLHFLGFPLEPLLEALALQFRGKVLELNQKVAEAVYREEVPKLPFQLHLNGYEPGRVYLTGAQAAALGKLAGGLRFQTYYPISPATDESTYLEAHTAFQGADVAVVQTEDEIAAVTMAVGAALTGAKAATATSGPGFSLMAEGLGFASMIEAPLVVTLYQRGGPSTGLPTRTEQGDLMFAIRGGHGEYPRLVLASGDILDAFLDAQKALVWAWRYQTVVVHLLDKFLASMAQSLPKEALKVLSLDGEKRLTPRKEGFGPYERYAPSEDGISPFIPIGAPGGFYWMTSDEHDLEGHITEDVALREYQMEKRMRKLEAARKEIPLEDQYTLYRDGEVLVLGWGTVKGTLLEALDHLPGVGYLHLRLLWPFPEIGPLLEGKRLVTVEHNYSGQLADLVQQETLKRVHHRIVKYNGRPITLDEAVEALEQVLAGRAPERLVLRRGV